From the genome of Thermodesulfobacteriota bacterium:
GGCGATTTCAAGGAGATCTTCAAGGCGATGAAGGGGCTTCCCGTGACGATCCGGCTCCTCGACCCTCCGCTTCACGAGTTCCTTCCCTCTGCCGAAGAGTTGGCCTCCGAGCTCCGCAACATCGAGAACCTCGAGAACGCCCTCGAATCGATGGAGAACATCTCCGAGGCGATGAAATACCTCGACACCACTTCGAGGGAGTCGCTCAAGCTCCTCGAACAGGTGGCGACGCACATCGCCGAGATCCGGGAGAAGAGGCTCGACCGCAAGCTCATCCGGAAACAGCAGGAGACCCTGCGGAAGGTGAAAGAGATGATGGAGGTCAACCCGATGCTCGGCCATCGAGGGGTGAGGCTCGGGATCACCTATCCCGAGATCTACAAGATGCAGATCCAGGCCATCCTGGAGGCCGCGGCGGAGTTGATCAAGGAGGGCGTGGACGTCCAGCCCGAGATCATGGTGCCCCAGGTCTGCACGGCCCAGGAGCTCAAGTGGGTCTACGAACTGGTCAAGAAGGTGGAGCGTCAGGTCGAAAAGGAGTACGGCGTCAAGGTCCAGTACAAATTCGGGACGATGATCGAGGTCGTCCGGGCCTGCATGAGGGCGGGGAGGCTGGCCGAGGTCGCCGACTTCTTCTCCTTCGGAACGAACGACCTCACCCAGGCGACCTTCTCCTTCTCGAGGGAGGATGCCGAGAACAAATTCCTCCCCCTCTACAACCAGCGGAAGATCCTCCAGGACAACCCCTTCGAGGTGCTCGATGTGAAAGGGGTGGGCCGGTTGATGATGATCACCGTGGAATGGGGAAGGAAGACCAAGCCCGATTTAAAGATCGGCATCTGCGGAGAGCACGGAGGCCATCCCGAATCGGTCGAGTTCTGCCACAACATCGGCCTCTCTTATGTGAGCTGTTCCGTCCCGAGGCTTCCCATCGCCCGGCTGGCCGCAGCCCACGCGAGGCTGAAGGAGAAAGAGAAGGCCACTTCCAAGGCCTATGACCCCGACTCTCCCGGCCTCCTCTCCTAAACCGATTTACCCAACCATTAGTAGGGCGCATCAAGCATCAAGTAGGGTGGGTCAAGCGAAGCGGACCCACCAAATCCTATCATGCGGACCCCCCATTGATTTTTAAGGTGCGATCGGTAAATTTCGATACCTTGCCGATGTTTCATCAACGCTGATCACAATACCTTCTTTTAACTCCTCCTCAAAATCCTTTACAATTTCCACTATTCGATCTGCTATGAAGTTAGGTTCGGCATTGTCAAACCGTAGCGAAACAACGCTGGGTTTATCATACCGTTTGGCGGCCAATAGAGCCGAAAAATCGAGATCCTGTGTGATAAGAACTTTATTGTTGTGCTTTGCATAATCAAGGATCACGATATCTTTCGCTCCTCTTTCCATGATCTCTGACACACGAATAATATTCCAACCCAACCCGCGGAGTTTCTCCACGGTGATAGGGGAGATATTCATGTTTGCCAGAAATTCAAGTCCCGGCACTTCTTCTTCCCCCTTTCATGGGCATCGGTCTCACTTTTTCAGAAGAGAGCCAGGCTGCATATTTCAATGCCTGAACAATATCTTCCTCCTCAAGTTCCGGGTATGTTTTAAGGATTTCCTCCTTTGTCATCCCGCCGGCGACCATCTTAAGGATAACAGAGACCGTTATTCTCATCCCTCGAATCGTAGGTTGCCCGAGACAAACCTCTGGATCCA
Proteins encoded in this window:
- a CDS encoding DUF433 domain-containing protein — translated: MQELDRITVDPEVCLGQPTIRGMRITVSVILKMVAGGMTKEEILKTYPELEEEDIVQALKYAAWLSSEKVRPMPMKGGRRSAGT
- a CDS encoding DUF5615 family PIN-like protein, which codes for MPGLEFLANMNISPITVEKLRGLGWNIIRVSEIMERGAKDIVILDYAKHNNKVLITQDLDFSALLAAKRYDKPSVVSLRFDNAEPNFIADRIVEIVKDFEEELKEGIVISVDETSARYRNLPIAP